Proteins co-encoded in one Methylomonas albis genomic window:
- the ppdK gene encoding pyruvate, phosphate dikinase translates to MTPKYSYSFNSGDGKNKALLGGKGANLCEMTQMGFNVPPGFVITTQTCVTYLENKQLPSDLMDEVRQQIADIERLSGKSFGGASDPLLVSVRSGSAISMPGMMDTILNLGLNKQTLAGLIEMTDDPRFAYDAYRRFIQLFGKVALGIEDEKFDVHFNNVKRAAGIKADVALTADQLQEISELFLTVVHEETGRPFPEDVYQQLEIAIRAVFNSWLGRRAVDYRREFHITPDIANGTAVNIVTMVFGNMGDDCATGVGFTRNPGTGINEMYGEYLVNAQGEDVVAGIRTPKPVQEMAREMPDQYRQLVELRNKLEAHYHEVQDYEYTIERGVLYCLQTRNGKMNATAMVKTSIDMVAEGLITKEQALLRINPDMLEQLLHPQLAPNHEVKAIAQGLPASPGAACGHCVFDADTAVRLGKTGQDLILLREETKPEDIHGFFAAQGILTSRGGKTSHAAVVARGMGKACVAGAEDIKVDVRARLAIVGDIHIKEGDLITIDGSNGNIYLGRIPTIPPSFSEELKTLLGWADSIARLRVHANVDTPETARLAVSYGAKGIGLCRTERMFNAADRLPLVVDMILAHNTEEREAALAKLFPIQRDDFQQLFEAMSPHPVTVRLLDPPMHEFLPNEHQLLEELDALKHYLTIVKGQRVTLDTLAHPAEMPAPFNMLNEDVILEAISKKQMMLDKVLELYEVNPMLGHRGVRLGMSYPEIYKMQIRSILEAAALCVKQRIAVEPEIMVPQVITAQELKTVKTYVNEIQAEVEAQYKLKLNFKFGTMIETVRACTRADRLAVTAAFFSFGTNDLTQATFSFSREDAENKFLPLYEESGLLEDNPFETLDIEGLGKLMKMAVELGRQQRPDLKIGICGEHGGHPRSIRFVHDLGLNYVSCSAPRIPVARLAAAHAKLLEKQS, encoded by the coding sequence ATGACTCCAAAATACAGCTATTCATTCAATTCGGGCGACGGCAAAAATAAGGCATTACTGGGCGGCAAAGGCGCAAACCTTTGCGAAATGACGCAAATGGGATTCAACGTGCCGCCGGGATTTGTCATCACCACGCAAACCTGCGTGACCTACCTGGAAAACAAACAATTACCCAGTGATTTAATGGACGAAGTTCGTCAGCAAATAGCCGACATCGAACGCCTGAGCGGTAAATCGTTTGGCGGCGCCAGCGACCCGCTACTGGTTTCGGTACGTTCCGGCTCGGCCATCTCAATGCCGGGCATGATGGACACCATTCTTAACTTGGGTTTGAACAAGCAAACCCTGGCCGGCTTGATCGAAATGACCGACGACCCTCGCTTTGCTTACGATGCGTATCGGCGTTTCATTCAATTATTCGGTAAGGTCGCACTGGGCATCGAAGACGAGAAGTTCGATGTGCATTTTAACAACGTCAAGCGCGCTGCCGGCATCAAGGCCGATGTCGCCTTGACCGCCGACCAACTCCAGGAAATTAGCGAGCTGTTCCTGACCGTGGTCCACGAAGAAACCGGCCGGCCGTTTCCTGAAGACGTTTATCAGCAACTGGAAATTGCCATTCGGGCGGTATTCAACTCCTGGTTAGGTAGACGTGCGGTGGATTACCGCCGCGAATTTCACATCACACCGGACATAGCCAACGGCACAGCGGTCAATATCGTCACGATGGTGTTCGGCAATATGGGCGACGACTGCGCCACTGGCGTCGGTTTCACCCGTAACCCAGGCACCGGCATCAACGAAATGTACGGTGAATACCTGGTCAATGCCCAAGGTGAGGACGTAGTAGCCGGGATCCGCACCCCCAAACCCGTGCAGGAAATGGCACGTGAAATGCCAGATCAATACCGACAACTGGTCGAGCTGCGCAATAAGCTGGAAGCCCATTATCACGAGGTACAGGACTACGAATACACCATAGAACGCGGCGTTTTGTATTGCCTACAAACCCGTAACGGCAAAATGAATGCGACCGCGATGGTCAAAACTTCCATCGACATGGTGGCGGAAGGCCTGATTACCAAGGAACAAGCACTGCTGCGGATCAACCCGGACATGCTGGAACAACTGTTACATCCGCAATTGGCCCCCAATCACGAAGTCAAAGCCATTGCTCAAGGCCTACCGGCTTCCCCTGGCGCTGCTTGCGGACATTGCGTGTTCGATGCCGACACAGCGGTCCGCTTAGGCAAAACCGGCCAAGACTTGATCCTGCTGCGCGAGGAAACCAAACCGGAAGACATCCACGGCTTTTTCGCCGCGCAAGGTATATTGACCAGCCGCGGCGGCAAAACCTCACACGCTGCCGTGGTGGCTCGCGGCATGGGCAAAGCCTGCGTGGCCGGCGCGGAAGATATTAAAGTCGATGTGCGCGCCCGCTTGGCCATTGTTGGCGACATTCACATTAAAGAAGGCGATTTAATCACCATCGACGGCAGTAACGGCAATATCTACTTGGGCCGCATTCCCACGATTCCGCCCTCCTTCTCCGAGGAACTTAAAACCTTGCTGGGCTGGGCTGACAGTATTGCTCGTTTGCGTGTGCATGCCAATGTCGATACGCCGGAAACCGCGCGACTGGCGGTCAGCTACGGCGCCAAAGGCATAGGCCTGTGTCGTACCGAACGCATGTTCAATGCCGCCGACCGCTTGCCGCTAGTGGTGGACATGATACTGGCGCACAACACCGAAGAGCGTGAAGCCGCATTGGCCAAGTTGTTCCCGATTCAGCGCGACGATTTCCAACAGTTGTTCGAAGCCATGTCGCCGCACCCGGTTACCGTGCGTTTGCTCGATCCGCCAATGCATGAATTTCTGCCCAACGAGCATCAATTGCTCGAAGAACTGGATGCTCTAAAACACTACCTGACTATCGTCAAGGGCCAACGCGTCACGCTGGATACGCTAGCACATCCGGCGGAAATGCCGGCGCCGTTCAACATGTTGAACGAAGACGTAATTTTGGAAGCGATCAGCAAAAAACAGATGATGCTGGATAAAGTGCTGGAGCTTTACGAAGTCAATCCGATGCTGGGTCATCGCGGCGTTCGTCTGGGTATGAGCTATCCGGAAATTTACAAAATGCAGATCCGTTCAATTCTGGAAGCGGCAGCATTGTGCGTCAAACAGCGGATTGCGGTCGAACCGGAAATCATGGTGCCGCAAGTGATCACCGCGCAGGAATTGAAAACCGTCAAAACCTATGTCAACGAAATTCAAGCCGAAGTAGAGGCCCAATACAAACTTAAGCTTAACTTCAAATTCGGCACGATGATCGAAACTGTGCGGGCTTGCACCCGTGCCGACCGACTGGCCGTGACGGCTGCTTTCTTCTCGTTCGGCACCAACGATTTAACCCAGGCCACCTTCTCGTTCTCCCGCGAGGATGCCGAAAACAAATTCTTACCACTGTAC